The sequence below is a genomic window from Longimicrobium sp..
GCACCCTGCCGCACCGTCGGCGACGCGCTCGCGGCCGTGGCCACGCTGCACGGCGGCGTGACGGACCGGGTCATGGACGAGCGGGGCCTCGTCCGTCAGCACGTGAACGTCTTCGTGGACGGCGAGAACATCCGCTTCACCGCCGGCCTGGAGACGCCGGTGGACCCGGGAAGCACCATCGTCATCGTCCCCGCCGTAAGCGGCGGCTGACCTCCGCTCAGCCGCCGGAGCGAACGTCTGTCATCCCGACGAGCGGCCTCGCCGAACCCGCGGCCGCCCTAAAGACAGCAGGCCCACGCGCAACCGATGTCATCCCGATGGAGCGGCTACGGCGTAACCTGCCCGTACGCCATACTTTGCAGCAACTGAGGGATCCGCCACACAGCCTGAGGGTCGCTCCGCACGTCCCAGAAGCATCGTGCCCGTTTCTCTTGGGGCCGCGACGGACGAACGGAACGACGAAGAATGCAGGCGAAGAACGGCGCGTGTCGCGTCGAGTGTGGCGGATCCCTCGGTCGTCTCCTGGCGTCAAGCGCGAGGCTTGCGCGCCGACTCGTGAGTCGTGACGGAGTTAGCAAAAGCCTTCCAAAGCGGGCGAGGCCACTTACTGTTTCGACAGCGGCCCACACGACGGGCTTTGCCATTCCTCGAGCGGGGTTACTGATCAAGTACATCCACGGAAGAAGGAGTGCCGTCTTGAGCCATTCAATCGCGCATGGTGGTAGCCGCCCCGTCGTCATCAGCGATCGTCAGGGATTCGACCGCCGTTGGTTCGCGCCCAACCTGCAGGCGGTCTACGTACCGACGCATGTGGAGCAGGTGGCGGACTGTCTGACCGCCGCCGTACGGGCCTACGGAAGGGACGTCAAGGCCACCTCGGGCCGCCACTGCTACGAGAATTTCGTCTACAACAGCACCACCAGGGCCATCATCGACATGTCGGCACTGAACCAGGTGGGGTTCGATAAGGCGCGGAACGCTTTCTTCGTCGAGGCAGGCTGCGAGAACTGGAGCGTCTATCGCACGCTCTTGAATGGATACAACAAGACTCTTCCCGCCGGCAGCTGCTATTCGGTCGGCGCGGGCGGTCATATCACCGGCGGCGGTTATGGATTGCTGTCGCGGCTGCACGGTCTGACCGTCGATCACCTGCACGCGGTCGACATCGTCACATGGGACGCCAGGGTCGGACAGGCGCAACTACAGCATGTCTCCGCCGACAGCGCGACGAGCGACGAGCGCGACCTCTTCTGGGGCTTGCGCGGCGCCGGCTGCGGCAATTTCGGCGTCATCGCGCGCTACTACTTTGCCCAACTGCCCGACGCGCCCGATCACGCCACGATCTCGGCCCTGGCGTGGAACTGGTCCGATCTGGACCAGGACAGTTTCGCGGACCTGCTGGCGGCATACGCCGAGCTCGTCGCGGAGATGCCCGAAACCGACTTCGGCCTGCTGAAGCTGAACCACGTCTCGAACGGACAGATCGGGCTGCTCCTGCAGATGGTGTCTGCCCCCGGCGTCGGCCTGCGCGAGCATCAAGGGCGGGCGGAGATGAGCACCAACCGCTGGAGGGCGCTGTTGGATGGGGTGGTTCCGACCGTGCCGCTCGAGAAGCCGCTGGGCGGGCACCCTGGCTACATGACGACGCTGCCGGCCAGCGACGCCGCGCAGCACGTCACGTACCTCGAGGCGCTGCAAACCCTGAACGGTTCCGGCCCAAACCAGTTCGGAAAGTACAAGTCGGCCTACATGAAGAAACCATTTCCGGCCGATCAGACCGAAGCCATTTACCGGTGGCTGAACACCACCCCGCCGGGGCTGCCTGCCGCCGACATGAGTCAATCGCTGCTGCAGGTGGACAGTTACGGTGGTGCGGTCAACAGACGGTCCGCGGAGTCGACGGCCGTCCCGCAGCGCAGCTCCATCCTGAAGCTCCAGTACCAGACCTACTGGATCAACGCCTCCAAACCGGGCGAAAGCCACCTGCAGCCCTACTCGGATCAGGCCGCGGCTCACCTGCAGTGGCTCAACGGTTTCTATCGCGATGTGTATGCCGAATACGGCGGCACGCCCGACCCGGCCCGGGACCGTACCGGCACCGTCGATGGCGCCTATTACAACTATCCCGACATCGACCTGGGCAGCCATGAGCGCGGCGATGCCGATCAGGCGCTCTGGCTCTATTTCCTGGAGAATCTTCGACGGAATCCCCGCAACCTGGTGAAGGTGAAGCAACGATGGGATCCGGAAAACTACTTTCATCACGCGCAATCGATTCCGGTACGATGATGGCGTGATCGGGGCCCGGCCCCCGAACGGCGGCGCGACAGCGCACCGTGTCGGGGCTTTCCGCTGTCCCAGCGGCGGGTTCCCGCGCCCTCGGGCGCGGCAGTGGCCTCGGCACCGTCGGGCGAATGAATTCGCTGCAACAACCACACGAAGTCCGCCTGCGCGGACTGGCCTGTAGCCGTGTGAGGAGGACGATGTGACGCGTCCCGGGGTGTGTGGCGGATCCCTCAGTCGCTGCAAAGTGTGGTGTGCCGGTAGGTTACACCGTGGCCGCTCCATCGGGAGGACATCGATGCGCGCCGGGAGCTGCAGCGTGTGTGCAGGTGAAATCTCCCGCAGTTTGGGAGGTTTTCCGCTGTTGCTGCCGCGGATTCATCCGCCCCAGCAAGCCCCAGCCCCCCTCGTGGACGAAAGGTGCGCGTTTTGCGCGGGGCGCCGGCAATGAGCCCGCATTCCGCGCGATCGGCCAGTCGCTACCTGCCCATCGAGGACCACGGCGTCATCGGCGACCTCCACACAGTGGCGCTGGTGGGGCTGGACGGCTCCATCGACTTCCTCTGCGCCCCGCGCTTCGATTCGCCCTCTATCTTCGCCTCGCTGCTGGACGCGAAGCGCGGCGGATCGTTCCGCATCGACCCGCAGCTGGGCGAGGCCCGCCGCAAGCAGCTGTACCTTCCCGACACCAACGTCCTGCTCACCCGCTCGCTCTCGCCCGACGGCGTGGCGGAAGTGTCGGACTTCATGCCCGTGGGCGAAGCAGCCAGCGTGCGCCGCGTGGTCCGCCGCGTGAAGGCGGTGCGGGGAACCGTGCGCTTTCGCCTGCGATGCGCGCCCCGGTTCGGCTACGCGCTCGTGGAGCACCGGGTGACGGAAGATGAGAACGGCATCCTCTTCGTCCCCGACGACGCCGGACGCGCGGGGCTGGCCTACCTGCGCCTGCGCGGGTCGGTGCCGTTGCGCATCGAAGAAGGCGACTGCGTGGCCGAGTTCGAGCTGCAGCCCGAGCAGACCGCCACCTTCGTCCTGGAAGCCGCGGCCGAGCGGCACGATGGCCCGCGCGCCACCCACGACTACGCGTCGGAAGCCTTCAAACGCACCACCAACTACTGGCGGACGTGGATCGGCCGGTCCACCTACCGCGGCCGCTGGCGCGACGAGGTGCATCGCTCGGCGCTCGTGCTGAAGATGCTGTTCAGCCACCCGCACGGCTCGTTGGTGGCCGCGCCCACCTTCGGGCTGCCGGAGGCGCTGGGCGGCGCACGCAACTGGGATTACCGCTACACCTGGGTGCGCGACGCCGCGTTCACCCTGTACGCGCTGATCCGCCTGGGGCTGACGGACGAGACCGCCCCGTTCATGCAGTGGATCGCCGAGCGCTGCGCCGAGGAGGGCGACGGCATTCCCCTGCAGCCGCTGTACGGCATCGACGGCGCGCACGAGCTCCCCGAATCCACCCTCCACCACCTGGAGGGCTACCGCGGGTCGCGCCCTGTGCGGATTGGCAACGGGGCCGTGGGGCAGCTGCAGCTGGACATCTTCGGCGCGCTGATGGACTCCGTCTACCTGTACGACAAGTACTCCGAGCCGCTGTCGTACGACCTGTGGATGTCGCTGACGAAGATGGTGGACTGGGTGTGCGACAACTGGCGGCTGCCGGATCACGGGATCTGGGAGATCCGCCGCGCCACCCGCCCCAACCTCAGCTCGCGCGTCCTCAGCTGGGTGGCCCTGGATCGCGCGGTGCGCCTGGCCCGCCACCGCTCGCTCCCGGCGCCCGAAGCACGGTGGATGGAGGCGCGCGACACCATCTACCACAGCGTGTTCGACGACTTCTGGCACCCCGGCCGCCGCGCCTTCGTGCAGTCGCCGGGTGAGGGATCGCTGGATGCGGCGTGCCTGCTGATGCCGCTGCTGCGCTTCATCAGCCCCACCGACCCGCGCTGGGTGAGCACGATGGAGGCGGTGAAGAAGGACCTGGTGGAGGACTCGCTCGTCCGGCGCTACGCTGTGCGCGGCGGCGAGGCCGACGGCTTCCAGGACGAGGAGGGTACGTTCTCCATCTGCTCGTTCTGGTACGCCGAGTGCCTTTCGCGCGGGGGAGACCCCCAGCAGGCGCGCTTCGTCTTCGAAAAGATCCTCAGCTACGCCAACCACGTGGGGCTGTTCGCCGAGGAGCTGGGCCCCAGCGGCGAGCACCTGGGCAACTTTCCCCAGGCGTTCACGCACCTGGCCCTGATCAGCGCCGCATACGACATCGACCGCCGCCTGGACGGCGCCCGCGGCGACGGCCCCGCGCGCATGGCGTGAGGCACGGACGCCTCGGTTCGCGCACACCGATGTCCAAGCGGTGTATGGGACGAACGCTGGGAGGGAAGGAACGCGTGGGAGCCCGGTCCGTGGCCTCCGTGCCCTCCGTGTGAGGCCGCCGTTCCGGCCGTTCGGTTGACAGGAAGCGTTTTTCCCTGTACTTTTGCGGTTTATGCTGAAAGTGAACCTCGCGGCGCTGGACCGCGGAGAAGTGCACGTTCGCGAGCAGGTTGCGGCGGACGACCCGATGTGGAGCGACGTCCGCGTAGAGCTGGCGGCACCGCTGGACGTGGACCTCACCGCCCGTTTCGTGGGCGAGGGCGTGTTCCTGCGCGGCCGGCTCCGCACCGCGGTGCGGCTTGCCTGCCGCCGCTGCCTTACGCCGGTGGAGCAGGAGATCGACGACACCGTCGACCTCCTTTTCGAGCCGCTGACGGAAGAAGACGAGGGCGTGGATGGAGAGGTGTATCCTCTCCCCGCGCGGGGCGACGAGCTGGACCTGCGCGACGTGGTTCGCGAGCAGGTGCTGCTGCGGGCGCCCGAGTTCGCCTTGTGTGGGGAGGACTGCCGCGGGCTGTGCCCGCAGTGCGGAACCGACCTGAACACGGCCGGCTGTGAATGCGTTCCCGCGCAGCTACCCAGCGCCTGGGACGTGCTGAAGAACGTCAAGTTCGACGACTGACCACTTACCGATAGCAGAGCAGGGGGCACCGATGGCCGTACCGAAGCGTCGCCAGTCCAAGCAGCGCCAGCGCAAGCGCCGCACGCACGTCAAGGCGGCCATGCCGTCGTTCAGCGCGTGCCCGCAGTGCGGTGATCCGCACATCCAGCACCGCGTCTGCCCGAACTGCGGCTACTACCGCAAGGAGCAGCGTATCGAGGCCGACGAGTTCTAAACGAACCCGTCACCCCGAAACCACGCATGCGGATCGCGCTGGACGCGATGGGCTCCGACCGTGCCCCGGCCGTAGAGGTCGAGGGCGCGGTCGGAGCTTTGCTTGACCTGGACGCCGGCGCCAGCGTGGTGCTGGTGGGCGACCGGGACCGGATCGAAGCCGAGCTGGCGCGGTGGCCCGACGCGCCGCGCGACCGGCTGGAGATCGTCCATGCGTCCGAAGTCATCGAGATGCACGAGGCGCCCGCGACGGCCATCCGCCGCAAGCGCGACTCGTCCATCGTCGTGGGCGTGCGCCTGCTGCAGGCGGGCGAAGTCGACGCGTTCATCAGCGCCGGGAGCACCGGCGCCGTGATGGCCGCGTCGCTCGTCATTCTGCGAACCCTGCAGGGCGTCGACCGTCCCCCGGTGGGCGCGCGCATTCCCACGTCCACGGGGCGCTGCCTGGCGCTTGACGTGGGCGCCAACGTCGACACCAAGCCCCACCAGCTGGTGCAGTTCGCCCAGCTGGGAAGCGTGTATGCGGAGGACATGCTGGGGATCGACCGTCCCCGTATCGGCCTGCTGAACATCGGCTCCGAGCCCGAAAAGGGGAACGAGGTGGTGCTCGAGGCCCACCAGCTCCTGGCCGCGCTCCCGGACATCAACTTCGTGGGCAACATCGAGGGGCGCGACATCGTCACGGGCAAGTGCGACGTTCTGGTGGCCGACGGCTTCGTGGGCAACGTCCTGCTCAAGTTCTACGAGTCGGTGGCGGGGCTCATCACCTCCATGCTGCGGCGCGAGTTCGCCGAGCAGGGGGTGCAGATGGACTTCGACCGCGTGTTCCGCAGCCTGGACTACACCGGCGTCGGGGGCGCCCCGCTGCTGGGCGTCAACGGCGTCGTCATCATCTGCCACGGGGGATCTCCGCCCCACGCCATCCGCAACGCCATCGGGGTCGCCGCGCAGTCGGTGAACCGCCGCATGGTGGAGCACATGGCCGCCCGCCTTTCGCAGGCGCCGGCCGAGGAAGCGCAGCCATGATCCAGCCCAGCCCCACCGCTCCCCGCGCGCGCCTGGTCTCCACCGGCCGCTTCAACCCGGAGCGGGTGGTGACCAACGCCGAGATGGCTACGATCGTTGAGACCAACGACGAGTGGATCACGAGCCGCACCGGCATCCGCGAGCGCCGCATCGCCAGCAAGGAGACGGGCGCCGCCGACATGGCCGCCGCCGCGGCACGCGTGGCCATGGAGCGCGCGGGTGTCGGGCCGCTGGACCTGGACATGATCCTGCTGTCGACCGCGACGCCCGACCGGCTTCTGCCGTCGACCGCGTGCGACGTACAGGCGCTGCTGGGCGCCCGCAACGCCGCCGCGTACGACTTCGCCACGGCGTGCTCGGGCTTCCTCTACGGATTGTCGATGGCCGAGGCGCACATCGCCTCGGGGCAGGCGGAGACGATCCTGGTGTGCGCGACGGAAAAGATGTCGTCCATCGTCGACTGGACGGACCGCACCACCTGCGTGCTCTTCGGCGACGGCGCCGGGGCGGCCGTGGTGCAGCGGGCCACGGATGGGCGCGGCATCCTTTCCACCTACATGAAGAGCGACGGTACCCTGGCCGAGTTGCTGTGGCGCCCCGGCGGCGGCGCACGCATGCCGCTGGACCTGTCGGTGCTCGACGAGCGGTCGCACTACGTGAAGATGGCCGGCCCCGAGGTGTTCAAGTCGGCCGTGCGCGCCATGTGCGAGGCGGCCGAGACGGCCCTGGTGCGCGCCGGCGTCACGTCCGACCAGATCGACCTGATGGTGCCCCACCAGGCAAACGTGCGCATCATCGAAAGCACCGCCAAGTACGCGAAGATGCCGATGGACCGCGTGTACGTGAACGTCGACCGCTACGGCAACATGTCGTCCGCCTCCATCCCCGTGGCGCTGGACGAGGCGGTGGAAAAGGGCCTCGCCGGACCCGGGTCGCTGGTGCTGATGGTGGCCTTCGGCGCCGGGTTCACCTGGGCTTCCAACGTGGTGCGGCTGTGATGGGGGGCGAACGCATCGCCCTGCTCTTTCCCGGGCAGGGCTCTCAGGTGGTGGGGATGGGCAAGGACCTGGCGGAGCGCTTTCCCGAGGCGCGCGCCATCTTCCAGGAAGCCGACGAGGCGCTGGGGTTCGCGCTTTCCACGCTCATGTGGGAAGGCCCGGCCGACGAGCTGACGCTGACGGTGAACGCGCAGCCCGCGCTGCTCACCCACAGCGCCGCCGTGTGGGCCGTCCTCAGGGCCGCCGACATCGACGTCGTAGCCGCGGCCGGCCACTCGCTGGGTGAATTCAGCGCCTACCATGCCGCCGGCTCGCTGAGCTTTGCCGACGCGGTGCGGACGGTGCGACGCCGCGGCGAGCTGATGCTGGAAAGCGGCAACGCGCGGCCCGGCACCATGGCCGCCGTGCTGGGGCTGGACGACGAGGTGGTGGAAGGCGTCTGCCACGAGGCGTCGACGGAGGATTCCGTCGTCGTCCCCGCCAACTTCAACACCCCGGGCCAGGTGGTCGTGTCCGGCGACGCGGCCGCGGTGGAGCGGGTGGGGCCCATGCTGGTGTCCGCCGGCGCCAAGAAAGTGCAGCCGCTGGCCGTGTCCGGCGCCTTCCACTCGCCGCTGATGCGCGTGGCCGAAGCGGGCTTGCAGGCGCAACTGGACGCGGTGGCGTTCGCCGATCCCGCGTTCGCGGTGGTCAGCAACGTGAGCGCGCAGCCGGTGACGGACGGGGCCGAGGCGCGGCGGCTGCTGGTGGACCAGCTGACCTCGACGGTGCGCTGGACGCACTCGGTGCGGACCATGATGCAGATGGGCGCCGAGCGGTTCCTGGAGGTGGGCGCCGGAAAGGTGCTGACGGGAATGCTCAAGCGCATCGACAAGGCCGCGGAAGGACGCGGGGTGGCGCTGGGGACGGCGGAGCAGGTGGAAGCGTTTCTGAACAGCAGTACCAAGTGACGAGTGCCGAGTACCAAGGGCCTGACTTGGCACTTGGTACCAGGCACTTGGTACTCTTCTGACGGAGGCAGAGTGGAGCTCCAGGGACAGGTGGCGCTGGTGACCGGCGGATCGCGTGGCATCGGCCTGGCGATTGCGCGGGAGCTGGCGCAGGCGGGGGCGCGGCTGGCGCTGGTGGCGCGCGACGGCGAGCGCGCGCAGGCGGCCGCGGCCGAGCTGCCGGGCGAGGGGCATCGCGGCTACGCCTGCGACGTGGCCGACCCCGAGGCGTGCGCCGCGCTGGTCAAGCAGGTGGAAGGCGACTTCGGCCAGCTCGACGTGCTGGTGAACAACGCCGGTGTCACGCGCGACAACGTGCTGATGCGGATCAAGGACGACGACTGGAACGCCGTTCTCGACACCAACCTGCGCGGCGCCTTCAACCTGATGCGGGCGGCCTCGCGCGGGATGATGAAGCGGCGCAGCGGG
It includes:
- the plsX gene encoding phosphate acyltransferase PlsX, with translation MRIALDAMGSDRAPAVEVEGAVGALLDLDAGASVVLVGDRDRIEAELARWPDAPRDRLEIVHASEVIEMHEAPATAIRRKRDSSIVVGVRLLQAGEVDAFISAGSTGAVMAASLVILRTLQGVDRPPVGARIPTSTGRCLALDVGANVDTKPHQLVQFAQLGSVYAEDMLGIDRPRIGLLNIGSEPEKGNEVVLEAHQLLAALPDINFVGNIEGRDIVTGKCDVLVADGFVGNVLLKFYESVAGLITSMLRREFAEQGVQMDFDRVFRSLDYTGVGGAPLLGVNGVVIICHGGSPPHAIRNAIGVAAQSVNRRMVEHMAARLSQAPAEEAQP
- the rpmF gene encoding 50S ribosomal protein L32 codes for the protein MAVPKRRQSKQRQRKRRTHVKAAMPSFSACPQCGDPHIQHRVCPNCGYYRKEQRIEADEF
- a CDS encoding glycoside hydrolase family 15 protein, coding for MSPHSARSASRYLPIEDHGVIGDLHTVALVGLDGSIDFLCAPRFDSPSIFASLLDAKRGGSFRIDPQLGEARRKQLYLPDTNVLLTRSLSPDGVAEVSDFMPVGEAASVRRVVRRVKAVRGTVRFRLRCAPRFGYALVEHRVTEDENGILFVPDDAGRAGLAYLRLRGSVPLRIEEGDCVAEFELQPEQTATFVLEAAAERHDGPRATHDYASEAFKRTTNYWRTWIGRSTYRGRWRDEVHRSALVLKMLFSHPHGSLVAAPTFGLPEALGGARNWDYRYTWVRDAAFTLYALIRLGLTDETAPFMQWIAERCAEEGDGIPLQPLYGIDGAHELPESTLHHLEGYRGSRPVRIGNGAVGQLQLDIFGALMDSVYLYDKYSEPLSYDLWMSLTKMVDWVCDNWRLPDHGIWEIRRATRPNLSSRVLSWVALDRAVRLARHRSLPAPEARWMEARDTIYHSVFDDFWHPGRRAFVQSPGEGSLDAACLLMPLLRFISPTDPRWVSTMEAVKKDLVEDSLVRRYAVRGGEADGFQDEEGTFSICSFWYAECLSRGGDPQQARFVFEKILSYANHVGLFAEELGPSGEHLGNFPQAFTHLALISAAYDIDRRLDGARGDGPARMA
- the fabG gene encoding 3-oxoacyl-ACP reductase FabG, yielding MELQGQVALVTGGSRGIGLAIARELAQAGARLALVARDGERAQAAAAELPGEGHRGYACDVADPEACAALVKQVEGDFGQLDVLVNNAGVTRDNVLMRIKDDDWNAVLDTNLRGAFNLMRAASRGMMKRRSGRIVNITSVVGIIGNAGQANYAASKAGLIGLTKSVAKELAGRGVLVNAVAPGYIETDMTSDLPEAARTALMSNIALGRLGRPEDIAPAVRFLAGPGAAYITGQTLVVDGGMVM
- a CDS encoding FAD-dependent oxidoreductase; translation: MSHSIAHGGSRPVVISDRQGFDRRWFAPNLQAVYVPTHVEQVADCLTAAVRAYGRDVKATSGRHCYENFVYNSTTRAIIDMSALNQVGFDKARNAFFVEAGCENWSVYRTLLNGYNKTLPAGSCYSVGAGGHITGGGYGLLSRLHGLTVDHLHAVDIVTWDARVGQAQLQHVSADSATSDERDLFWGLRGAGCGNFGVIARYYFAQLPDAPDHATISALAWNWSDLDQDSFADLLAAYAELVAEMPETDFGLLKLNHVSNGQIGLLLQMVSAPGVGLREHQGRAEMSTNRWRALLDGVVPTVPLEKPLGGHPGYMTTLPASDAAQHVTYLEALQTLNGSGPNQFGKYKSAYMKKPFPADQTEAIYRWLNTTPPGLPAADMSQSLLQVDSYGGAVNRRSAESTAVPQRSSILKLQYQTYWINASKPGESHLQPYSDQAAAHLQWLNGFYRDVYAEYGGTPDPARDRTGTVDGAYYNYPDIDLGSHERGDADQALWLYFLENLRRNPRNLVKVKQRWDPENYFHHAQSIPVR
- a CDS encoding DUF177 domain-containing protein, whose amino-acid sequence is MLKVNLAALDRGEVHVREQVAADDPMWSDVRVELAAPLDVDLTARFVGEGVFLRGRLRTAVRLACRRCLTPVEQEIDDTVDLLFEPLTEEDEGVDGEVYPLPARGDELDLRDVVREQVLLRAPEFALCGEDCRGLCPQCGTDLNTAGCECVPAQLPSAWDVLKNVKFDD
- the fabD gene encoding ACP S-malonyltransferase translates to MGGERIALLFPGQGSQVVGMGKDLAERFPEARAIFQEADEALGFALSTLMWEGPADELTLTVNAQPALLTHSAAVWAVLRAADIDVVAAAGHSLGEFSAYHAAGSLSFADAVRTVRRRGELMLESGNARPGTMAAVLGLDDEVVEGVCHEASTEDSVVVPANFNTPGQVVVSGDAAAVERVGPMLVSAGAKKVQPLAVSGAFHSPLMRVAEAGLQAQLDAVAFADPAFAVVSNVSAQPVTDGAEARRLLVDQLTSTVRWTHSVRTMMQMGAERFLEVGAGKVLTGMLKRIDKAAEGRGVALGTAEQVEAFLNSSTK
- a CDS encoding MoaD/ThiS family protein, with amino-acid sequence MTQPRDGAIVVELPSMLQPYAAGRAEIRLGAPCRTVGDALAAVATLHGGVTDRVMDERGLVRQHVNVFVDGENIRFTAGLETPVDPGSTIVIVPAVSGG
- a CDS encoding beta-ketoacyl-ACP synthase III, with protein sequence MIQPSPTAPRARLVSTGRFNPERVVTNAEMATIVETNDEWITSRTGIRERRIASKETGAADMAAAAARVAMERAGVGPLDLDMILLSTATPDRLLPSTACDVQALLGARNAAAYDFATACSGFLYGLSMAEAHIASGQAETILVCATEKMSSIVDWTDRTTCVLFGDGAGAAVVQRATDGRGILSTYMKSDGTLAELLWRPGGGARMPLDLSVLDERSHYVKMAGPEVFKSAVRAMCEAAETALVRAGVTSDQIDLMVPHQANVRIIESTAKYAKMPMDRVYVNVDRYGNMSSASIPVALDEAVEKGLAGPGSLVLMVAFGAGFTWASNVVRL